One genomic window of Danio rerio strain Tuebingen ecotype United States chromosome 24, GRCz12tu, whole genome shotgun sequence includes the following:
- the cxl34b.11 gene encoding CX chemokine ligand 34b, duplicate 11 precursor (The RefSeq protein has 2 substitutions compared to this genomic sequence), with amino-acid sequence MHLSSVSHQMIISSRLLLLLYAFTSVVFISVSEGWSSTDKNFDNRPGVCFKVLTTKEPKANIKRCYNLPKTNNCLKCVLFVDASNRMKCIDPNASWLAERLYRLKEKGVTCRGEA; translated from the exons ATGCATCTGTCCTCTGTATCTCATCAAATGGTCATTTCGTCTCATTTGCTTTTGCTCCTGTATGCTTTTACATCAGTAG tttttatttcaGTGTCAGAAGGTTGGAGCAGTACCGACAAGAATT TTGATAATAGACCCGGAGTTTGCTTCAAAGTGCTGACAACAAAAGAACCAAAGGCTAACATTAAACGTTGTTACAACCTTCCAAAAACCAATAATTGTCTTAAGTGTGTGCT GTTTGTTGATGCATCGAACAGGATGAAATGTATAGATCCTAATGCTTCATGGCTTGCTGAAAGGCTATATCGTCTAAAAGAG AAAGGGGTAACGTGTAGAGGGGAGGCTTAA